In a genomic window of Staphylococcus taiwanensis:
- a CDS encoding ACT domain-containing protein, giving the protein MKRTIHLKVTDQVSTLNRITSAFVRLQYNINELTVKPSTENGISDMVITANIESDDILKILIAKLRKQISVIEINEVTKSEQ; this is encoded by the coding sequence ATGAAACGCACCATACATTTAAAAGTAACTGATCAAGTAAGTACCTTAAATCGTATAACAAGTGCATTTGTCCGATTGCAATACAATATTAATGAATTAACAGTAAAACCTTCAACTGAAAATGGTATTTCAGATATGGTAATTACAGCAAATATTGAAAGTGACGACATTTTAAAAATATTGATTGCTAAATTAAGAAAACAAATTAGTGTTATTGAAATCAATGAAGTAACTAAGTCAGAACAATAA
- the ilvD gene encoding dihydroxy-acid dehydratase, with protein MRSDMIKKGDHQAPARSLLHATGALKNPTDMNKPFVAICNSYIDIVPGHVHLRELADIAKEAIREAGAIPFEFNTIGVDDGIAMGHIGMRYSLPSREIIADAAETVINAHWFDGVFYIPNCDKITPGMLLAAVRTNVPAIFCSGGPMKAGLSAQGKALTLSSMFEAVGAFKEGSISKEEFLDMEQNACPTCGSCAGMFTANSMNCLMEVLGLALPYNGTALAVSEQRREMIREAAFKLVENIKKDIKPRDIVTREAIDDAFALDMAMGGSTNTVLHTLAIANEAGIDYDLERINEIAKKTPYLSKIAPSSSYSMHDVHEAGGCPAIINELMKKEGTLHPDRLTVTGKTLRENNEGKEIQNTAVIHPLDSPYDKEGGLSILFGNLAPNGAVIKVGGVDPSIKTFTGKAICFDSHDDAVAAIDNKTVREGHVVVIRYEGPKGGPGMPEMLAPTSSIVGRGLGKDVALITDGRFSGATRGIAVGHISPEAASGGPIGLIRDGDEITIDLNKRTLDVHQTQEELARRKQDLQPFKAKVKSGYLARYTALVTSANTGGIMQVPENLI; from the coding sequence ATGAGAAGTGACATGATAAAAAAAGGTGACCATCAAGCACCTGCAAGAAGTCTTTTACACGCCACGGGCGCACTTAAAAATCCTACAGATATGAACAAGCCATTTGTGGCTATTTGTAATTCATATATCGATATTGTTCCTGGACACGTGCACTTAAGAGAATTAGCTGATATCGCAAAAGAAGCTATTCGTGAAGCCGGTGCTATTCCTTTTGAATTTAATACAATTGGTGTCGATGATGGTATTGCAATGGGACATATTGGAATGCGTTATTCACTTCCGTCTCGTGAAATTATTGCAGATGCAGCTGAAACTGTCATTAACGCACACTGGTTTGATGGTGTATTTTATATCCCAAACTGTGACAAAATTACGCCTGGAATGCTTTTAGCAGCTGTAAGAACAAATGTACCTGCTATATTTTGTTCAGGTGGACCTATGAAAGCTGGCTTATCTGCTCAAGGCAAAGCCTTAACATTATCTTCCATGTTCGAAGCAGTTGGTGCTTTCAAAGAAGGTTCTATTTCAAAAGAAGAATTTTTAGATATGGAGCAAAATGCATGTCCAACTTGCGGTTCTTGTGCAGGTATGTTTACTGCAAATTCAATGAACTGCTTAATGGAAGTTTTAGGTCTTGCCCTTCCGTATAATGGCACAGCTTTAGCGGTTAGTGAACAACGTCGAGAAATGATTCGTGAAGCTGCATTTAAATTAGTAGAAAATATCAAAAAAGATATTAAGCCTAGAGACATTGTTACGCGTGAAGCAATAGATGATGCTTTCGCTCTTGATATGGCTATGGGTGGTTCAACTAATACAGTATTACATACTTTAGCTATTGCTAATGAAGCCGGAATCGATTATGACTTAGAACGAATTAATGAAATCGCTAAAAAAACACCCTATTTATCGAAAATTGCACCTAGTTCTTCTTATTCGATGCATGATGTTCATGAAGCAGGTGGTTGTCCTGCAATTATCAATGAGCTAATGAAAAAAGAAGGTACATTACATCCAGATAGACTAACAGTTACCGGTAAAACATTACGAGAAAATAATGAAGGAAAAGAAATTCAAAATACCGCAGTTATTCACCCTTTAGATTCTCCATACGATAAAGAAGGAGGATTATCAATTTTATTTGGTAATTTAGCTCCTAATGGCGCAGTTATTAAAGTTGGTGGCGTTGATCCTTCGATTAAAACATTTACTGGTAAAGCAATTTGTTTTGATTCACATGATGATGCAGTTGCAGCAATTGATAATAAAACTGTACGTGAGGGTCATGTTGTAGTCATTAGATACGAAGGACCTAAGGGAGGACCAGGTATGCCAGAAATGTTAGCCCCTACTTCATCAATTGTGGGGCGTGGTTTAGGTAAAGATGTAGCATTAATTACTGATGGTCGATTTTCAGGTGCTACAAGAGGTATTGCCGTCGGACATATCTCGCCTGAAGCAGCATCTGGTGGTCCTATTGGATTAATCAGAGATGGAGATGAAATTACGATCGATTTAAACAAGCGTACATTAGATGTTCATCAAACCCAAGAAGAATTAGCTAGACGTAAACAAGATTTACAACCTTTCAAAGCCAAAGTTAAATCAGGTTACTTAGCAAGATATACCGCGTTAGTTACAAGCGCAAATACTGGTGGTATTATGCAAGTTCCAGAGAATCTTATCTAA
- the leuC gene encoding 3-isopropylmalate dehydratase large subunit — MGQTLFDKVWNKHVLAGKEGEPQLLYIVLHLIHEVTSPQAFEGLRLQNRKLRRPDLTFATLDHNVPTIDIFNIKDEIANKQITTLQRNAKDFNVHIFDMGSDEQGIVHMVGPETGLTQPGKTIVCGDSHTATHGAFGAIAFGIGTSEVEHVFATQTLWQTKPKNLKIDINGQLPTGVYAKDIILYLISKYGVDFGTGYALEFTGETIKSLSMEARMTICNMAIEGGAKYGLIQPDDITFNYVKGRPYAQNFNRSIEEWHELYSDDDAYFDKVIELDVSHLEPQVTWGTNPEMGVGFDTPFPEIKNINDERAYKYMGLSPGQKAEDIDLGYVFLGSCTNARLSDLIEASKIVKGNHVHPKITAIVVPGSRTVKKEAEAIGLDTIFKEAGFEWREPGCSMCLGMNPDQVPEGVHCASTSNRNFEGRQGKGARTHLVSPAMAAAAAINGKFVDVRKVVV, encoded by the coding sequence ATGGGACAAACATTGTTTGACAAAGTTTGGAATAAGCATGTTTTAGCAGGTAAAGAAGGTGAACCCCAATTATTATATATAGTTTTACACTTGATTCACGAAGTTACTTCACCTCAAGCATTTGAAGGTCTTAGACTTCAAAATCGTAAATTGAGACGCCCTGATTTAACATTCGCCACATTAGACCATAACGTTCCAACCATTGATATTTTTAATATTAAAGATGAAATTGCTAATAAACAAATTACTACACTTCAAAGAAATGCTAAAGATTTTAATGTTCACATTTTTGATATGGGGTCTGATGAACAAGGCATTGTTCACATGGTTGGACCAGAAACAGGGCTTACGCAACCGGGAAAAACAATCGTCTGTGGTGATTCTCATACAGCTACTCATGGTGCCTTCGGTGCAATCGCGTTTGGTATTGGAACTAGTGAGGTAGAACATGTATTTGCTACACAAACATTATGGCAAACTAAACCCAAAAATTTAAAAATTGATATTAATGGTCAATTGCCTACAGGTGTATACGCAAAGGATATTATCTTGTACCTCATTAGTAAATATGGTGTCGACTTTGGAACAGGATATGCTTTGGAATTTACTGGTGAAACCATAAAATCTTTATCCATGGAAGCAAGAATGACGATTTGCAATATGGCTATTGAAGGTGGCGCTAAATATGGATTAATTCAACCTGATGATATTACATTTAACTATGTTAAAGGTAGACCTTATGCTCAAAACTTTAATCGTTCAATTGAAGAATGGCATGAACTTTATTCTGATGATGATGCCTATTTTGATAAAGTAATTGAATTAGATGTTTCTCATTTAGAGCCTCAAGTCACTTGGGGTACAAATCCCGAAATGGGCGTAGGCTTTGATACACCTTTTCCTGAAATAAAAAATATTAATGATGAACGTGCATATAAATATATGGGGCTATCACCCGGTCAAAAAGCAGAAGATATTGATTTAGGTTATGTCTTTTTAGGTTCATGTACTAATGCACGATTATCAGACTTAATTGAAGCAAGTAAAATCGTAAAAGGAAATCACGTTCACCCTAAAATAACAGCAATTGTTGTTCCTGGATCACGAACTGTCAAAAAAGAAGCTGAAGCGATTGGCTTAGATACGATATTCAAAGAAGCGGGATTTGAATGGAGAGAACCAGGTTGCTCAATGTGTTTAGGTATGAATCCTGATCAAGTTCCTGAAGGCGTACATTGTGCTTCTACAAGTAATCGTAACTTTGAAGGTAGACAAGGCAAAGGTGCAAGAACACATCTCGTTTCCCCTGCTATGGCTGCTGCAGCTGCTATTAATGGAAAATTTGTAGACGTCAGAAAGGTGGTTGTATAA
- the ilvA gene encoding threonine ammonia-lyase IlvA has translation MTVKTTINAKDIDEAYLRIKDIVKKTPLQYDHYLSQKYDCKVYLKREDLQWVRSFKLRGAYNAISILDEVTKEKGITCASAGNHAQGVAYTAKALDLKAIIFMPVTTPQQKVNQVKFFGGNNVEIKLTGDTFDDCLKEALLFTKEKDMAFIDPFNNTDTIAGQGTLAKEIITQSKEDNISFDYLFAAIGGGGLISGISTYMDEYSPQTQIIGVEPAGASSMYESVIVQNKVVTLDHIDKFVDGASVARVGDITFDIAKQHVDDYIQIDEGAVCSTILDMYSKQAIVAEPAGALSVAALDFYSNQIKGKTVVCVVSGGNNDINRMKEIEERSLLYEEMKHYFILNFPQRPGALKEFVNEVLGPQDDITKFEYLKKTSQNTGTVIIGIQLKNHNDLAQLKNNVHDFDPSNIYINENKMLYSLLI, from the coding sequence ATGACAGTTAAGACGACTATAAACGCTAAAGATATAGACGAAGCTTATTTACGGATTAAAGATATTGTTAAAAAAACACCATTACAATATGACCACTATCTTTCTCAAAAATATGACTGTAAAGTTTATTTGAAAAGAGAAGATTTACAATGGGTTCGATCTTTTAAATTACGTGGTGCTTATAATGCCATTTCAATTTTAGATGAGGTAACTAAAGAAAAAGGTATTACATGTGCAAGTGCTGGCAACCATGCTCAAGGAGTAGCTTATACTGCTAAAGCGCTAGATTTAAAAGCAATAATCTTTATGCCGGTAACAACGCCTCAACAAAAAGTCAATCAGGTAAAATTCTTTGGTGGTAATAATGTAGAAATTAAGTTAACTGGAGATACATTTGATGATTGCTTAAAAGAAGCATTATTATTTACTAAAGAAAAAGACATGGCATTTATTGATCCATTTAATAATACTGATACTATTGCTGGTCAAGGAACGCTTGCTAAGGAGATCATAACGCAATCTAAGGAAGATAATATTTCATTTGATTATCTATTTGCAGCTATTGGTGGCGGTGGTCTCATTTCAGGTATCAGCACTTATATGGATGAATATAGCCCGCAAACACAAATTATCGGTGTTGAACCTGCTGGTGCAAGTAGCATGTATGAATCTGTAATTGTTCAAAATAAAGTCGTCACTCTAGACCATATTGACAAGTTTGTTGATGGCGCATCAGTAGCACGTGTAGGTGATATTACTTTTGATATTGCTAAACAACATGTTGATGATTATATTCAAATTGATGAAGGCGCTGTTTGTTCAACCATTTTAGATATGTACTCCAAACAAGCTATTGTCGCTGAGCCTGCTGGCGCGTTAAGTGTTGCTGCTTTAGATTTTTATAGCAATCAAATTAAAGGAAAAACAGTGGTATGTGTCGTTAGTGGTGGCAATAATGATATTAATCGTATGAAAGAAATAGAAGAACGTTCTCTTTTATATGAGGAAATGAAACACTATTTTATCCTTAATTTTCCACAACGACCAGGAGCCTTAAAAGAATTCGTAAACGAAGTACTCGGTCCACAAGATGATATTACTAAATTTGAATACTTAAAGAAAACTTCTCAAAATACAGGTACTGTTATCATAGGTATTCAATTAAAAAATCATAATGATCTAGCTCAATTAAAAAATAATGTTCATGACTTTGACCCATCTAATATCTATATAAATGAAAATAAAATGTTATATTCACTTTTAATTTAA
- the ilvB gene encoding biosynthetic-type acetolactate synthase large subunit, protein MSNTKESNVQNPHRNTVNIQDIKVETSQYTNHDEVSVLRTGSELLVKALLHEDVDFIFGYPGGAVLPLYDTFYDGKIKHILARHEQGATHAAEGYARVSGKTGVVVVTSGPGATNAITGITDAYSDSLPLVVFTGQVATPGIGKDAFQEADLLSMTTPITKANYQIKHVDDIPRVIHEAFYIANTGRKGPVVIDFPKDMGILSTSAPLENEVHLPAYQVSEEPDHSTIERLSNYLKDAKKPLILAGAGINHSKSNALLTEFVTKHQIPVVTTLLGLGAIPYENPLFLGMGGMHGSYASNMAIMECDLLINLGSRFDDRLASNPNEFAPNATIVHVDIDESEINKVISTDLGIVADCKKVLEALSQAFSSDVSFEKWVNHCLENKAKHPFKYNESDGVFCRPQETIAYIGKITHGDAIVTTDVGQHQMWAAQFYPFKDHGQWVTSGGLGTMGFGIPSAIGAQLAAPDKTVICFVGDGGFQMTNQEMALLPEYNLNVKIVLINNGTLGMVKQWQDKFFNHRFSHSVFNDQPNFMKMAEAYGVRGFLIDSPSKLTQTLDEAFAYEGPALIEVRISPTEPVNPMIPSGKANHEMEGLE, encoded by the coding sequence ATGTCAAATACTAAGGAAAGTAATGTGCAAAATCCCCATCGAAATACAGTTAACATTCAAGATATTAAAGTAGAAACTTCACAATATACTAATCATGATGAGGTTAGTGTTTTGAGAACTGGATCAGAACTGTTAGTTAAAGCTTTATTACATGAAGATGTTGATTTTATATTCGGTTATCCAGGTGGTGCCGTATTACCACTTTACGATACATTTTACGACGGTAAAATTAAGCATATTTTAGCTAGACATGAACAAGGCGCTACACATGCTGCTGAAGGTTATGCACGTGTTTCCGGTAAAACAGGTGTAGTCGTGGTTACTAGTGGTCCGGGCGCTACAAATGCCATTACTGGTATCACAGATGCATATAGTGATTCATTACCTTTAGTCGTCTTTACCGGTCAAGTTGCTACCCCTGGTATAGGTAAAGATGCGTTTCAAGAAGCGGATTTGCTATCGATGACTACACCAATCACTAAAGCTAATTATCAAATTAAGCATGTGGACGACATTCCTAGAGTCATTCATGAAGCATTTTATATCGCTAATACAGGACGTAAAGGACCAGTTGTGATTGATTTTCCTAAAGATATGGGAATCCTATCTACATCTGCACCCCTAGAAAATGAAGTTCATTTACCTGCTTATCAAGTGTCAGAAGAACCTGATCATAGCACAATTGAACGCTTATCAAATTATTTAAAAGATGCCAAAAAGCCACTCATTCTTGCTGGTGCTGGTATCAATCATTCTAAGTCAAATGCATTATTGACTGAATTTGTAACTAAACATCAAATTCCAGTTGTAACTACCTTACTAGGTTTAGGTGCGATTCCATATGAAAATCCCCTTTTCTTAGGTATGGGTGGTATGCATGGCTCATATGCAAGTAATATGGCTATCATGGAATGCGATTTACTCATTAATTTAGGTAGTCGCTTTGATGACAGACTTGCAAGTAATCCAAATGAATTTGCACCTAATGCTACGATTGTACACGTCGATATTGATGAATCTGAAATTAATAAAGTTATTTCAACAGATTTAGGCATAGTTGCTGATTGTAAAAAAGTTCTCGAAGCGTTGTCGCAGGCATTTTCAAGTGATGTGTCATTTGAAAAATGGGTCAATCATTGTTTAGAAAATAAAGCAAAACATCCTTTCAAATATAATGAATCAGACGGCGTGTTCTGTAGACCTCAGGAAACCATTGCGTATATTGGCAAGATTACACATGGTGATGCTATTGTAACGACTGATGTTGGTCAACATCAGATGTGGGCTGCTCAATTCTATCCATTCAAAGATCATGGTCAATGGGTTACAAGTGGTGGTTTAGGTACAATGGGCTTTGGTATTCCATCAGCAATTGGTGCGCAACTCGCAGCACCCGATAAAACAGTCATTTGTTTCGTAGGTGACGGTGGTTTCCAAATGACTAACCAAGAAATGGCACTTCTACCTGAATATAATTTAAATGTAAAGATTGTTTTAATTAATAATGGAACGTTAGGTATGGTTAAACAATGGCAAGATAAGTTCTTTAATCATCGATTCTCACATTCAGTATTTAATGATCAACCTAATTTCATGAAAATGGCTGAAGCATATGGAGTTCGTGGTTTCTTAATTGATTCACCAAGTAAATTAACACAAACCTTAGATGAGGCATTTGCATATGAAGGACCTGCTTTAATTGAAGTAAGAATCTCACCTACTGAACCAGTAAATCCTATGATTCCAAGTGGTAAAGCTAACCATGAAATGGAGGGATTAGAATGA
- the leuD gene encoding 3-isopropylmalate dehydratase small subunit produces the protein MDIKPITTYTGKIVPLFNDNIDTDQIIPKAHLKRITKSGFGPFAFDEWRYLPDGSDNPEFNPNKPEYAGASILITGDNFGCGSSREHAAWALKDYGFNIIIAGGFSDIFYMNCTKNGMLPIVLDEKTRQYLATQEEITIDLPNQKVITKEHSFNFKIDDTWKNKLVNGLDDIAITLQYEDLIEQYEKQYKG, from the coding sequence ATGGATATTAAACCAATTACGACATACACCGGTAAAATTGTCCCTTTATTCAATGACAATATTGATACTGATCAAATTATTCCTAAGGCACATTTGAAACGTATAACTAAAAGTGGTTTCGGTCCTTTTGCTTTTGATGAATGGCGATATCTACCAGATGGTTCAGATAACCCAGAATTTAATCCAAACAAACCTGAATATGCAGGTGCTTCCATATTAATAACAGGCGATAATTTCGGATGTGGGTCTAGTCGTGAACATGCAGCATGGGCATTAAAAGATTACGGTTTTAATATTATTATTGCTGGCGGATTTAGTGATATCTTCTATATGAATTGTACAAAAAATGGTATGTTACCCATCGTTCTTGATGAAAAAACACGACAATATTTAGCTACACAAGAAGAAATTACAATTGATTTACCGAATCAAAAAGTGATTACTAAAGAACATTCATTTAATTTCAAAATTGATGATACATGGAAAAATAAACTCGTAAATGGATTAGATGATATTGCAATTACACTGCAATATGAAGACTTAATAGAACAATATGAAAAACAATATAAGGGTTGA
- the ilvC gene encoding ketol-acid reductoisomerase, with product MTKVYYDQSVEKDALQGKKIAIVGYGSQGHAHAQNLKDNGYDVIVGIRPGSSFDKAKEDGFDVYPVAEAVKQADVVMVLLPDEIQGNVYKNEIEPNLEAGNALAFAHGFNIHFGVIQPPANVDVFLVAPKGPGHLVRRTFVEGTAVPALFGVQQDATGNARDIALSYAKGIGATRAGVIETTFKEETETDLFGEQAVLCGGIHKLIQSGFETLVEAGYQKELAYFEVLHEMKLIVDLMYEGGMENVRYSISNTAEYGDYVSGPRVITPDVKDNMKAVLEDIQNGNFANSFVKDNENGFKEFYKLREQQHGHEIEAVGRELRKMMPFIKSKSIQK from the coding sequence ATGACAAAAGTTTATTATGATCAATCTGTTGAAAAAGACGCATTACAAGGTAAAAAAATCGCAATCGTGGGTTATGGATCTCAAGGACATGCTCACGCTCAAAACTTAAAAGATAACGGATATGACGTGATTGTTGGTATTCGTCCAGGTAGTTCATTTGATAAAGCTAAAGAAGATGGCTTTGATGTTTATCCTGTTGCAGAAGCAGTAAAACAAGCTGATGTTGTAATGGTGTTATTACCTGATGAAATTCAAGGTAACGTTTATAAAAATGAGATTGAACCTAATTTAGAAGCTGGTAATGCACTAGCTTTTGCACATGGTTTTAATATTCACTTTGGAGTCATCCAACCCCCTGCTAATGTTGATGTCTTCCTTGTTGCACCTAAAGGTCCAGGTCACTTAGTTAGACGTACTTTTGTGGAAGGTACAGCTGTTCCAGCATTATTTGGTGTTCAACAAGACGCTACTGGAAATGCGCGCGATATTGCACTTAGCTATGCAAAAGGTATTGGCGCAACTCGTGCAGGTGTTATTGAAACAACATTCAAAGAAGAAACTGAAACAGATTTATTTGGTGAACAAGCAGTGCTTTGTGGTGGTATCCATAAATTAATTCAAAGTGGTTTTGAGACATTAGTTGAAGCTGGTTATCAAAAAGAACTTGCTTACTTTGAAGTGTTACATGAAATGAAATTAATCGTTGACCTTATGTATGAAGGCGGTATGGAAAACGTTCGATATTCAATTTCAAACACTGCAGAATACGGCGATTATGTATCAGGACCAAGAGTAATCACTCCTGATGTTAAGGACAATATGAAAGCAGTTTTAGAAGATATCCAAAATGGCAACTTTGCGAATAGTTTCGTTAAAGATAATGAGAATGGTTTCAAAGAATTTTATAAATTACGTGAACAACAACACGGACATGAAATTGAAGCAGTTGGCCGTGAATTAAGAAAAATGATGCCATTTATTAAATCTAAAAGTATTCAAAAATAA
- a CDS encoding 2-isopropylmalate synthase: MQSHIQIFDTTLRDGEQTPGVNFSFDERLKIAKQLEKWGVDVLEAGFPASSIGSFKSVEAISKALSNTAVCGLARCKKSDIDAVYEATKEAAKPIIHVFIATSPIHLKHKLKMTQAQVLEAIKEHVSYAKQFFEVVQFSPEDASRTDIDYLVQCVQTAVDAGARIINIPDTVGYSYPNEYGQIFKSLLENVKSDDEIIYSAHCHDDLGMAVANSLAAIENGAKRIEGTVNGIGERAGNTALEEIALALYVRRDHYGIETRLNLTETKNTSDIIARFAGIRVPRNKAIVGQNAFSHESGIHQDGVLKNPETYEIMTPQLVGIGKNELPLGKLSGKHAFAEKLKVLGYDIKSEEQVELFKQFKAIADKKKSVTDRDIHALIQGSEHEQNAIYQVDKLQLQYVSNGLQSAVVVIKDNEGHYYQDSSIGTGSIVAIYNAVDRIFKKESDLIDYRIDSVTEGIDAQAEVHVELIIEGQTVNGIGIDHDILQASCKAYVEAHAKYVSNSHMKEGMKA; this comes from the coding sequence ATGCAGAGCCATATTCAAATATTTGATACAACGTTAAGAGATGGCGAACAAACACCTGGTGTTAATTTTTCATTTGATGAACGTTTGAAAATAGCTAAACAACTTGAAAAATGGGGAGTCGATGTACTTGAAGCTGGCTTCCCTGCCTCAAGTATTGGTAGCTTTAAGTCCGTAGAAGCTATTTCTAAAGCTCTATCTAACACAGCTGTATGTGGTTTAGCTCGATGTAAAAAATCAGATATAGATGCAGTCTATGAAGCTACTAAAGAAGCCGCTAAACCAATTATACATGTTTTCATAGCAACATCCCCTATTCATTTGAAACATAAGTTAAAAATGACCCAAGCTCAAGTTTTAGAAGCTATAAAAGAACATGTGAGTTATGCAAAACAGTTTTTTGAGGTTGTTCAATTTTCCCCTGAAGATGCATCAAGAACAGATATAGATTACTTAGTTCAATGTGTTCAAACTGCTGTTGACGCAGGGGCAAGGATTATTAACATTCCTGATACTGTCGGCTATAGCTATCCGAATGAATATGGCCAAATTTTCAAATCCTTATTAGAGAATGTCAAATCCGATGATGAAATCATTTATAGTGCACATTGTCATGATGATTTAGGTATGGCCGTTGCAAACAGTCTTGCAGCTATTGAAAATGGTGCTAAACGAATTGAAGGAACAGTTAATGGCATTGGCGAACGTGCTGGTAACACAGCTTTAGAAGAAATTGCATTAGCGTTATATGTAAGACGTGATCATTATGGTATTGAGACACGCTTAAATCTTACAGAAACCAAAAATACTTCTGATATTATTGCGCGTTTTGCCGGTATCAGAGTCCCTAGAAACAAAGCAATTGTAGGACAAAATGCCTTTAGTCATGAGTCAGGTATACATCAAGATGGTGTTCTTAAAAATCCTGAAACCTATGAAATTATGACACCTCAACTAGTAGGTATCGGTAAAAATGAATTACCTTTAGGAAAACTTTCTGGCAAACATGCCTTTGCAGAGAAATTAAAAGTATTAGGTTATGACATAAAATCAGAAGAACAAGTTGAATTATTCAAGCAATTTAAAGCTATTGCAGATAAGAAAAAGTCAGTAACTGATCGCGATATACATGCACTTATTCAAGGTTCAGAACATGAGCAAAATGCAATTTATCAAGTCGATAAATTACAACTTCAATATGTGTCTAATGGTTTACAGAGTGCTGTTGTTGTTATTAAAGATAATGAAGGACATTATTATCAAGATTCAAGTATTGGCACTGGTTCTATTGTAGCAATCTATAATGCTGTTGATCGCATTTTCAAAAAAGAAAGCGACCTTATCGATTATCGTATTGATTCTGTAACTGAAGGTATTGATGCTCAAGCTGAAGTACATGTAGAACTGATAATTGAAGGACAAACCGTAAATGGTATTGGTATTGATCACGATATACTACAAGCTTCATGCAAAGCTTATGTTGAAGCGCATGCTAAATACGTGAGTAATTCGCATATGAAAGAAGGTATGAAAGCATGA
- the leuB gene encoding 3-isopropylmalate dehydrogenase yields MTYNIVALPGDGIGPEILSGSLELLELISKKFNFTYTLSTFDFGGAAIDSRGCPLPEETLNACKQSDAILLGAVGGPKWTDPNNRPEQGLLALRKHLGLFANIRPTKVTEGTSHFSPLKEERVAGTDLIIVRELTSGIYFGEPRNINENAALDSLTYTKDEIKRIAQVAFKLASERKNKLTSVDKENVLASSKLWRQTINEVSKDYPDVEVEHLLVDACSMHLITRPSDFDVIVTENLFGDILSDEASVIPGSLGLSPSASFSLSGPRLYEPIHGSAPDIANQNVANPFGMVLSVVMCLRESLHQDKAATELEHDVYQLIKEGKTTIDLGGKYKTTDIFNLLKAKYQ; encoded by the coding sequence ATGACATACAACATTGTAGCATTACCAGGTGATGGCATCGGACCTGAAATACTTAGTGGCAGTCTTGAACTATTGGAGCTTATTAGTAAAAAATTTAACTTCACTTATACTTTATCTACATTTGATTTTGGCGGTGCTGCAATTGATTCAAGAGGTTGTCCGCTTCCAGAAGAAACATTAAATGCTTGTAAGCAATCCGATGCTATCTTATTAGGTGCAGTTGGAGGCCCTAAATGGACTGATCCCAATAATCGTCCTGAACAAGGTTTATTAGCACTACGTAAACATTTAGGATTATTTGCTAATATACGCCCTACTAAAGTGACTGAAGGTACTAGTCATTTCTCTCCTTTAAAAGAAGAACGTGTAGCAGGTACCGATTTAATCATTGTTAGAGAATTAACGAGTGGTATCTATTTTGGTGAACCTAGAAATATCAATGAAAACGCAGCATTGGATTCATTAACTTACACAAAAGATGAAATTAAACGTATAGCCCAAGTCGCTTTTAAATTAGCTTCTGAAAGAAAGAATAAATTAACTTCAGTTGATAAAGAAAATGTACTTGCCTCAAGTAAACTATGGAGACAAACGATTAATGAAGTAAGTAAAGACTATCCAGACGTAGAAGTTGAACATTTACTCGTAGACGCTTGTAGCATGCATTTGATAACGCGTCCATCCGATTTTGATGTCATTGTAACTGAAAATTTATTTGGAGATATTTTAAGTGATGAAGCATCAGTCATTCCAGGATCACTAGGTCTTTCTCCTTCAGCAAGTTTTAGTTTAAGTGGCCCTAGATTATACGAACCAATTCACGGTTCGGCTCCTGACATAGCTAATCAAAATGTTGCTAATCCATTTGGTATGGTTCTATCTGTCGTAATGTGTTTACGCGAAAGTTTACATCAAGACAAAGCAGCTACTGAACTTGAACATGATGTCTATCAATTAATTAAAGAAGGTAAAACCACAATTGATTTAGGTGGTAAGTATAAAACAACTGATATATTCAATTTATTGAAAGCAAAATATCAATAA